The Vulpes lagopus strain Blue_001 chromosome 14, ASM1834538v1, whole genome shotgun sequence genome window below encodes:
- the CCDC188 gene encoding coiled-coil domain-containing protein 188 produces MEGPKTLGPCGHSHPQCPQPQASSSHGGCLDPPCQGFVRWPCLVPLSSTHSIESARPFPTPGAGGGGPRVGAEVPGGFMASEDREMQRQRPRDPAGVRQGHVEARLGWGWPLHSGREQGAPRQGAPPSSGPRPCPCPPMPSGSGTPASPRAAASPLQSVALGPAEQSFLQLEQENQNLKRQNQDLREQLGALLGPGQQFLPLCTEHSSCTALAWAPEQASTRPLEDRAPLQLLRRELCRGEESFVQQSQNELQQIRLSFERKKMAITEVWDGVAEVHMALNNQATGLLNLKKDIRGVLDQMEDIQLEILGERAQCRTQARKEQQMACIAKTRPQLGCSEGLKGQLWLLALRLLLGALLACTAAYVYVVDPAPFEGLVPPLLSRAAVWKLRALLGPFLRLEVDDFLPF; encoded by the exons ATGGAGGGGCCCAAAACCCTAGGCCCCTGTGGCCACTCCCACCCCCAGTGCCCCCAGCCTCAAGCTTCGAGCAGCCACGGAGGATGCCTGGATCCACCATGCCAGGGCTTTGTAAGGTGGCCCTGCCTGGTGCCTCTCAGCTCCACTCACTCCATAGAATCTGCCAGGCCCTTCCCAActccgggggcagggggcggggggcccagGGTCGGGGCCGAGGTACCTGGGGGCTTTATGGCCAGCGAAGACAGGGAGATGCAGCgccagagacccagagacccGGCGGGGGTGAGGCAAGGACACGTGGAGGCgaggctggggtggggctggcCCCTGCACTCAGGACGAGAACAAGGGGCACCCAGGCAGGGGGCGCCCCCCAGCTCGGGGCCCAGACCCTGCCCGTGCCCCCCCATGCCGTCGGGGTCAGGAACCCCGGCCTCGCCCAGGGCAGCCGCCTCCCCGCTCCAGAGCGTGGCCCTGGGGCCTGCAGAGCAGTCCTTCCTCCAGCTGGAGCAGGAGAACCAGAACCTG AAAAGACAGAACCAAGATCTGCGGGAGCAGCTGGGGGCCCTCCTGGGGCCGGGGCAGCAGTTCCTGCCCCTGTGCACGGAGCACTCAAGCTGTACGGCCCTGGCCTGG gccccagagcaggCCAGCACCCGGCCCCTGGAGGACAGGGCGCCCCTGCAGCTGCTGCGGAGGGAGCTGTGCCGGGGGGAGGAGTCCTTCGTGCAGCAGTCTCAG AACGAGCTGCAGCAGATCCGACTGTCTTTTGAGAGGAAGAAGATGGCCATTACTGAG GTGTGGGACGGCGTGGCTGAGGTACACATGGCCCTGAACAACCAGGCTACTGGGCTCCTG AACCTCAAGAAGGATATCCGGGGAGTACTAGACCAGATGGAGGACATTCAGCTGGAGATTCTGGG GGAGCGTGCCCAGTGCCGCACCCAGGCCAGGAAGGAGCAGCAGATGGCGTGCATAGCG AAGACCAGGCCGCAGCTGGGATGTTCCGAGGGCCTCAAAGGCCAGCTCTG GCTGCTGGCGCTGAGGCTGCTGCTGGGCGCCCTGCTGGCCTGCACCGCCGCCTACGTGTACGTGGTGGACCCCGCGCCCTTCGAGGGGCTGGTGCCGCCCCTGCTGAGCCGCGCCGCCGTCTGGAAGCTCCGGGCCCTGCTGGGCCCGTTCCTGCGCCTGGAGGTGGACGACTTCCTGCCCTTCTAG
- the ZDHHC8 gene encoding palmitoyltransferase ZDHHC8 isoform X2, giving the protein MPRSPGTRLKPAKYIPVATAAALLVGSSTLFFVFTCPWLTRAVSPAVPVYNGIIFLFVLANFSMATFMDPGVFPRADEDEDKEDDFRAPLYKNVDVRGIQVRMKWCATCHFYRPPRCSHCSVCDNCVEDFDHHCPWVNNCIGRRNYRYFFLFLLSLSAHMVGVVAFGLVYVLNHAEGLGAAHTTITMAVMCVAGLFFIPVIGLTGFHVVLVTRGRTTNEQVTGKFRGGVNPFTRGCYGNVEHVLCSPLAPRYVVEPPRLPLAARLKPPFLRPELLERAAPLKVKLSDNGLKAGLGRSKSKGSLDRLDEKPLDLGPPLPPKAEAGTFGGDLQTPRPSSAESALSAQRTSPPTPAMYKFRPAFPSGPKAPFCGPGEQVPGPDSLTLGEDSIHSLDFASEPSLDLPDYTPGGLHAAYPPSPPLSAADTFSGALRSLSLKAAGRRGGDHVALQPLRSEGGPPTPHRGIFAPHALPNRNGSLSYDSLLNPGSPGGHTCPAHPSAGVASYRSPYLHPGAVGEPPRPPPRSFSPVLGPRPREPSPVRYDNLSRTIMASIQERKDREERERLLRSQADSLFGDSGVYDAPSSYSLQQASALADGARGPALRYGSRDDLVAGPGFGGARNPALQTSVSSLSSAVSRAPRTSSSSLQADLANNNAPGPRPGSGSHRSPVRQGPPSPPSTPRSPSYAGPKAVAFIHTDLPESPPSLAVQRDHPQLKTPPSKLNGQSPGLARLGPAAGPPGPSASPARHTLVKKVSGVGGTTYEISV; this is encoded by the exons ATGCCCCGCAGCCCCGGGACGCGCCTCAAACCCGCCAAGTACATCCCGGTGGCCACGGCCGCCGCGCTGCTGGTCGGCTCCAGCACCCTGTTCTTCGTGTTCAC GTGCCCATGGTTGACTCGAGCTGTGTCCCCAGCTGTTCCCGTCTACAATGGCATCATCTTCCTCTTTGTCCTGGCCAACTTCAGCATGGCCACCTTCATGGACCCTGGCGTCTTCCCCCGAG CGGATGAGGACGAGGATAAGGAGGACGACTTCCGGGCGCCGCTGTACAAGAACGTGGACGTGCGGGGCATCCAGGTCCGAATGAAGTGGTGTGCGACCTGCCATTTCTACCGCCCGCCCCGCTGCTCCCACTGCAGCGTCTGCGACAACTGTGTAGAG GACTTCGACCACCACTGCCCCTGGGTGAACAACTGTATTGGGCGCCGCAATTACCGCTACTTCTTCCTGTTCCTGCTGTCACTCAGCGCGCACATGGTGGGCGTCGTGGCCTTCGGGCTGGTCTACGTGCTGAACCAcgctgaggggctgggggccgcCCACACCACCATCAC CATGGCCGTCATGTGTGTGGCTGGCCTCTTCTTCATCCCTGTCATCGGCCTCACTGGCTTCCACGTGGTGCTGGTCACTCGAGGGCGTACCACCAATGAGCAG GTGACGGGGAAGTTCCGTGGGGGCGTGAACCCCTTCACCCGAGGCTGCTATGGGAATGTGGAGCACGTGCTGTGCAGCCCTCTGGCGCCCCG GTACGTGGTGGAGCCTCCCCGGCTGCCGCTGGCCGCCCGCCTGAAGCCGCCCTTCCTTCGGCCCGAGCTCCTGGAGCGAGCCGCCCCCCTCAAGGTCAAGCTTAGTGACAACGGTCTGAAGGCTGGCCTGGGCCGCAGCAag TCCAAGGGCAGCCTGGACCGACTGGATGAGAAGCCGCTGGACCTGGGGCCACCACTGCCCCCTAAGGCAGAGGCTGGCACATTCGGAGGTGACCTGCAGACGCCACGCCCGAGCAGTGCTG AGAGCGCTCTGTCGGCGCAGAGGACCAGCCCCCCGACACCTGCCATGTACAAGTTCCGGCCTGCCTTCCCCTCGGGTCCCAAGGCGCCCTTCTGTGGGCCTGGTGAGCAG GTCCCAGGCCCTGACTCCCTGACCCTGGGGGAGGACAGCATCCACAGCCTGGACTTTGCGTCCGAGCCCAGCCTGGACCTCCCTGACTACACGCCCGGAGGCCTGCACGCAGCCTACCCGCCATCCCCGCCGCTCAGCGCCGCGGACACCTTCTCGGGTGCCTTGCGCTCCCTGAGCCTCAAGGCAGCGGGCCGGCGGGGTGGGGACCACGTGGCCTTGCAGCCTCTGCGCTCCGAGGGCGGGCCCCCCACGCCGCACCGCGGCATCTTCGCCCCCCACGCGCTGCCCAACCGCAACGGCAGCCTGTCCTACGACAGTCTGCTTAACCCCGGCTCTCCCGGTGGCCACACGTGCCCAGCCCACCCCTCGGCCGGCGTGGCCAGCTACCGCTCGCCCTACCTGCACCCGGGGGCGGTGGGTgagccgccccggcccccgccccgcagctTCAGCCCGGTGCTGggcccccggccccgggagcCCTCACCTGTGCGCTACGACAACCTGTCCAGGACCATCATGGCCTCCATCCAGGAGCGCAAGGACAGAGAGGAGCGGGAACGGCTGCTGCGCTCTCAGGCCGACTCGCTCTTCGGCGACTCGGGCGTCTACGACGCGCCCAGCTCCTACAGCCTGCAGCAGGCCAGCGCGCTGGCCGACGGCGCCCGCGGCCCTGCCCTGCGCTACGGCTCCAGGGATGACCTGGTGGCCGGGCCCGGCTTCGGCGGCGCGCGCAACCCCGCGCTGCAGACTTCCGTGTCCTCGCTGTCCAGCGCCGTGAGCCGGGCGCCGCGGACCTcgtcctcctccctccaggcCGACCTGGCCAACAACAACGCCCCTGGGCCTCGGCCCGGCAGCGGCTCACACAGGTCCCCGGTGCGCCagggccccccctccccacccagcacgCCCCGCTCACCCTCCTATGCAGGCCCCAAAGCTGTCGCCTTCATCCACACGGACCTCCCGGAGTCGCCACCCTCGCTGGCCGTGCAAAG GGACCACCCTCAGCTGAAGACCCCCCCAAGTAAGCTTAACGGGCAGTCCCCGGGCCTGGCCCGCCTGGGGCCTGCCGCTGGCCCCCCGGGGCCCTCCGCCAGCCCTGCCCGGCACACGCTCGTTAAGAAGGTGTCCGGCGTGGGTGGGACCACGTACGAGATCTCAGTGTGA
- the ZDHHC8 gene encoding palmitoyltransferase ZDHHC8 isoform X3 yields the protein MPRSPGTRLKPAKYIPVATAAALLVGSSTLFFVFTCPWLTRAVSPAVPVYNGIIFLFVLANFSMATFMDPGVFPRADEDEDKEDDFRAPLYKNVDVRGIQVRMKWCATCHFYRPPRCSHCSVCDNCVEDFDHHCPWVNNCIGRRNYRYFFLFLLSLSAHMVGVVAFGLVYVLNHAEGLGAAHTTITMAVMCVAGLFFIPVIGLTGFHVVLVTRGRTTNEQVTGKFRGGVNPFTRGCYGNVEHVLCSPLAPRYVVEPPRLPLAARLKPPFLRPELLERAAPLKVKLSDNGLKAGLGRSKSKGSLDRLDEKPLDLGPPLPPKAEAGTFGGDLQTPRPSSAESALSAQRTSPPTPAMYKFRPAFPSGPKAPFCGPGEQVPGPDSLTLGEDSIHSLDFASEPSLDLPDYTPGGLHAAYPPSPPLSAADTFSGALRSLSLKAAGRRGGDHVALQPLRSEGGPPTPHRGIFAPHALPNRNGSLSYDSLLNPGSPGGHTCPAHPSAGVASYRSPYLHPGAVGEPPRPPPRSFSPVLGPRPREPSPVRYDNLSRTIMASIQERKDREERERLLRSQADSLFGDSGVYDAPSSYSLQQASALADGARGPALRYGSRDDLVAGPGFGGARNPALQTSVSSLSSAVSRAPRTSSSSLQADLANNNAPGPRPGSGSHRSPVRQGPPSPPSTPRSPSYAGPKAVAFIHTDLPESPPSLAVQSWYNRVSGGPWGFLWRQCPSRRLSPGDISPQQNMLPWVPIALGSKGLLAQRWGN from the exons ATGCCCCGCAGCCCCGGGACGCGCCTCAAACCCGCCAAGTACATCCCGGTGGCCACGGCCGCCGCGCTGCTGGTCGGCTCCAGCACCCTGTTCTTCGTGTTCAC GTGCCCATGGTTGACTCGAGCTGTGTCCCCAGCTGTTCCCGTCTACAATGGCATCATCTTCCTCTTTGTCCTGGCCAACTTCAGCATGGCCACCTTCATGGACCCTGGCGTCTTCCCCCGAG CGGATGAGGACGAGGATAAGGAGGACGACTTCCGGGCGCCGCTGTACAAGAACGTGGACGTGCGGGGCATCCAGGTCCGAATGAAGTGGTGTGCGACCTGCCATTTCTACCGCCCGCCCCGCTGCTCCCACTGCAGCGTCTGCGACAACTGTGTAGAG GACTTCGACCACCACTGCCCCTGGGTGAACAACTGTATTGGGCGCCGCAATTACCGCTACTTCTTCCTGTTCCTGCTGTCACTCAGCGCGCACATGGTGGGCGTCGTGGCCTTCGGGCTGGTCTACGTGCTGAACCAcgctgaggggctgggggccgcCCACACCACCATCAC CATGGCCGTCATGTGTGTGGCTGGCCTCTTCTTCATCCCTGTCATCGGCCTCACTGGCTTCCACGTGGTGCTGGTCACTCGAGGGCGTACCACCAATGAGCAG GTGACGGGGAAGTTCCGTGGGGGCGTGAACCCCTTCACCCGAGGCTGCTATGGGAATGTGGAGCACGTGCTGTGCAGCCCTCTGGCGCCCCG GTACGTGGTGGAGCCTCCCCGGCTGCCGCTGGCCGCCCGCCTGAAGCCGCCCTTCCTTCGGCCCGAGCTCCTGGAGCGAGCCGCCCCCCTCAAGGTCAAGCTTAGTGACAACGGTCTGAAGGCTGGCCTGGGCCGCAGCAag TCCAAGGGCAGCCTGGACCGACTGGATGAGAAGCCGCTGGACCTGGGGCCACCACTGCCCCCTAAGGCAGAGGCTGGCACATTCGGAGGTGACCTGCAGACGCCACGCCCGAGCAGTGCTG AGAGCGCTCTGTCGGCGCAGAGGACCAGCCCCCCGACACCTGCCATGTACAAGTTCCGGCCTGCCTTCCCCTCGGGTCCCAAGGCGCCCTTCTGTGGGCCTGGTGAGCAG GTCCCAGGCCCTGACTCCCTGACCCTGGGGGAGGACAGCATCCACAGCCTGGACTTTGCGTCCGAGCCCAGCCTGGACCTCCCTGACTACACGCCCGGAGGCCTGCACGCAGCCTACCCGCCATCCCCGCCGCTCAGCGCCGCGGACACCTTCTCGGGTGCCTTGCGCTCCCTGAGCCTCAAGGCAGCGGGCCGGCGGGGTGGGGACCACGTGGCCTTGCAGCCTCTGCGCTCCGAGGGCGGGCCCCCCACGCCGCACCGCGGCATCTTCGCCCCCCACGCGCTGCCCAACCGCAACGGCAGCCTGTCCTACGACAGTCTGCTTAACCCCGGCTCTCCCGGTGGCCACACGTGCCCAGCCCACCCCTCGGCCGGCGTGGCCAGCTACCGCTCGCCCTACCTGCACCCGGGGGCGGTGGGTgagccgccccggcccccgccccgcagctTCAGCCCGGTGCTGggcccccggccccgggagcCCTCACCTGTGCGCTACGACAACCTGTCCAGGACCATCATGGCCTCCATCCAGGAGCGCAAGGACAGAGAGGAGCGGGAACGGCTGCTGCGCTCTCAGGCCGACTCGCTCTTCGGCGACTCGGGCGTCTACGACGCGCCCAGCTCCTACAGCCTGCAGCAGGCCAGCGCGCTGGCCGACGGCGCCCGCGGCCCTGCCCTGCGCTACGGCTCCAGGGATGACCTGGTGGCCGGGCCCGGCTTCGGCGGCGCGCGCAACCCCGCGCTGCAGACTTCCGTGTCCTCGCTGTCCAGCGCCGTGAGCCGGGCGCCGCGGACCTcgtcctcctccctccaggcCGACCTGGCCAACAACAACGCCCCTGGGCCTCGGCCCGGCAGCGGCTCACACAGGTCCCCGGTGCGCCagggccccccctccccacccagcacgCCCCGCTCACCCTCCTATGCAGGCCCCAAAGCTGTCGCCTTCATCCACACGGACCTCCCGGAGTCGCCACCCTCGCTGGCCGTGCAAAG CTGGTACAACCGAGTGTCGGGGGGACCCTGGGGCTTCCTCTGGAGACAGTGTCCGTCCAGGAGGTTGAGTCCAGGGGACATAAGCCCACAGCAGAACATGCTGCCCTGGGTGCCCATAGCCCTAGGAAGTAAGGGCCTCCTTGCtcagagatggggaaactga
- the ZDHHC8 gene encoding palmitoyltransferase ZDHHC8 isoform X1: MPRSPGTRLKPAKYIPVATAAALLVGSSTLFFVFTCPWLTRAVSPAVPVYNGIIFLFVLANFSMATFMDPGVFPRADEDEDKEDDFRAPLYKNVDVRGIQVRMKWCATCHFYRPPRCSHCSVCDNCVEDFDHHCPWVNNCIGRRNYRYFFLFLLSLSAHMVGVVAFGLVYVLNHAEGLGAAHTTITMAVMCVAGLFFIPVIGLTGFHVVLVTRGRTTNEQVTGKFRGGVNPFTRGCYGNVEHVLCSPLAPRYVVEPPRLPLAARLKPPFLRPELLERAAPLKVKLSDNGLKAGLGRSKSKGSLDRLDEKPLDLGPPLPPKAEAGTFGGDLQTPRPSSAESALSAQRTSPPTPAMYKFRPAFPSGPKAPFCGPGEQVPGPDSLTLGEDSIHSLDFASEPSLDLPDYTPGGLHAAYPPSPPLSAADTFSGALRSLSLKAAGRRGGDHVALQPLRSEGGPPTPHRGIFAPHALPNRNGSLSYDSLLNPGSPGGHTCPAHPSAGVASYRSPYLHPGAVGEPPRPPPRSFSPVLGPRPREPSPVRYDNLSRTIMASIQERKDREERERLLRSQADSLFGDSGVYDAPSSYSLQQASALADGARGPALRYGSRDDLVAGPGFGGARNPALQTSVSSLSSAVSRAPRTSSSSLQADLANNNAPGPRPGSGSHRSPVRQGPPSPPSTPRSPSYAGPKAVAFIHTDLPESPPSLAVQRGRIGTCSRGWGRRGQPRVPPGLHLCHLGLPEDRPPLRAPWSLAARAPPRGAMCRLHSAASSLFPGLSGPERDANT; encoded by the exons ATGCCCCGCAGCCCCGGGACGCGCCTCAAACCCGCCAAGTACATCCCGGTGGCCACGGCCGCCGCGCTGCTGGTCGGCTCCAGCACCCTGTTCTTCGTGTTCAC GTGCCCATGGTTGACTCGAGCTGTGTCCCCAGCTGTTCCCGTCTACAATGGCATCATCTTCCTCTTTGTCCTGGCCAACTTCAGCATGGCCACCTTCATGGACCCTGGCGTCTTCCCCCGAG CGGATGAGGACGAGGATAAGGAGGACGACTTCCGGGCGCCGCTGTACAAGAACGTGGACGTGCGGGGCATCCAGGTCCGAATGAAGTGGTGTGCGACCTGCCATTTCTACCGCCCGCCCCGCTGCTCCCACTGCAGCGTCTGCGACAACTGTGTAGAG GACTTCGACCACCACTGCCCCTGGGTGAACAACTGTATTGGGCGCCGCAATTACCGCTACTTCTTCCTGTTCCTGCTGTCACTCAGCGCGCACATGGTGGGCGTCGTGGCCTTCGGGCTGGTCTACGTGCTGAACCAcgctgaggggctgggggccgcCCACACCACCATCAC CATGGCCGTCATGTGTGTGGCTGGCCTCTTCTTCATCCCTGTCATCGGCCTCACTGGCTTCCACGTGGTGCTGGTCACTCGAGGGCGTACCACCAATGAGCAG GTGACGGGGAAGTTCCGTGGGGGCGTGAACCCCTTCACCCGAGGCTGCTATGGGAATGTGGAGCACGTGCTGTGCAGCCCTCTGGCGCCCCG GTACGTGGTGGAGCCTCCCCGGCTGCCGCTGGCCGCCCGCCTGAAGCCGCCCTTCCTTCGGCCCGAGCTCCTGGAGCGAGCCGCCCCCCTCAAGGTCAAGCTTAGTGACAACGGTCTGAAGGCTGGCCTGGGCCGCAGCAag TCCAAGGGCAGCCTGGACCGACTGGATGAGAAGCCGCTGGACCTGGGGCCACCACTGCCCCCTAAGGCAGAGGCTGGCACATTCGGAGGTGACCTGCAGACGCCACGCCCGAGCAGTGCTG AGAGCGCTCTGTCGGCGCAGAGGACCAGCCCCCCGACACCTGCCATGTACAAGTTCCGGCCTGCCTTCCCCTCGGGTCCCAAGGCGCCCTTCTGTGGGCCTGGTGAGCAG GTCCCAGGCCCTGACTCCCTGACCCTGGGGGAGGACAGCATCCACAGCCTGGACTTTGCGTCCGAGCCCAGCCTGGACCTCCCTGACTACACGCCCGGAGGCCTGCACGCAGCCTACCCGCCATCCCCGCCGCTCAGCGCCGCGGACACCTTCTCGGGTGCCTTGCGCTCCCTGAGCCTCAAGGCAGCGGGCCGGCGGGGTGGGGACCACGTGGCCTTGCAGCCTCTGCGCTCCGAGGGCGGGCCCCCCACGCCGCACCGCGGCATCTTCGCCCCCCACGCGCTGCCCAACCGCAACGGCAGCCTGTCCTACGACAGTCTGCTTAACCCCGGCTCTCCCGGTGGCCACACGTGCCCAGCCCACCCCTCGGCCGGCGTGGCCAGCTACCGCTCGCCCTACCTGCACCCGGGGGCGGTGGGTgagccgccccggcccccgccccgcagctTCAGCCCGGTGCTGggcccccggccccgggagcCCTCACCTGTGCGCTACGACAACCTGTCCAGGACCATCATGGCCTCCATCCAGGAGCGCAAGGACAGAGAGGAGCGGGAACGGCTGCTGCGCTCTCAGGCCGACTCGCTCTTCGGCGACTCGGGCGTCTACGACGCGCCCAGCTCCTACAGCCTGCAGCAGGCCAGCGCGCTGGCCGACGGCGCCCGCGGCCCTGCCCTGCGCTACGGCTCCAGGGATGACCTGGTGGCCGGGCCCGGCTTCGGCGGCGCGCGCAACCCCGCGCTGCAGACTTCCGTGTCCTCGCTGTCCAGCGCCGTGAGCCGGGCGCCGCGGACCTcgtcctcctccctccaggcCGACCTGGCCAACAACAACGCCCCTGGGCCTCGGCCCGGCAGCGGCTCACACAGGTCCCCGGTGCGCCagggccccccctccccacccagcacgCCCCGCTCACCCTCCTATGCAGGCCCCAAAGCTGTCGCCTTCATCCACACGGACCTCCCGGAGTCGCCACCCTCGCTGGCCGTGCAAAG GGGGCGGATCGGCACCTGCAGCCGTGGATGGGGCCGGCGTGGCCAGCCCAGGGTGCCTCCCGGCCTGCACCTGTGCCACCTTGGCCTCCCTGAGGACCGGCCGCCGCTGCGGGCCCCCTGGAGCCTGGCTGCCCGGGCACCCCCCCGAGGGGCTATGTGCCGCCTGCACTCAGCCGCCTCCAGCCTTTTCCCCGGTCTCTCGGGGCCTGAGCGGGACGCCAA caCATGA